Genomic DNA from Dysidea avara chromosome 10, odDysAvar1.4, whole genome shotgun sequence:
ATATGAAGCCATAGCTGTATAacatattatttctattggagTAGTTTTACTGGCACCTTTAGAAAAATGAGACAGTTTATtttgggtgtatccattcactggactggactcacataaaGTTTGTTCAAATacctttttcaaccactaaaagtgattagCCATTTGATCATTACTTTGTATGCCACACACTCAGAGTTCTCAGTGTCTTGTCTTACATTTAGAGGCACATACAGCTAACTGTAGTCTAGTTTTAGTGGTTAAAAGTATGATAAATTTGTAATCAATGTAAGTTGAATTCTtcttaaaaatttgtatactaCACGTAGTTTTTCTTACCTATCTGTTAGATGGTGTGTGCATTGGGTCTGGCTAACTGAATACTGTGCACTtgttgctatttacaaacattataaatcaaggagctatataattatatatgcagACTGCTGAAAGATTAGAAATGCTACATTATTTCAATATAATCGCAGGTGTAAAACTGACCAAATTTTATGTCaatgtgtgctattttacaaaacaCTGACAGATGCATTTAGCAGACAGTGCACAGTGCATGTATTATTGCTACAAATTATTTTTGATAACAAGCCACACTGAGGTTTTAGTGTAGTTTAGTGAATAATGTGCAAGTTTATATGCCTTGTATGCAAGTTTTATGTCTTGTGGTAAATGGTGTGATCTCTAAAATACTTCTGTGGTTAAGTAGCTGTAAAaggcaagaaaacaaaaaagtttGAGCCagtagtccagtgaatggaCACACTAatttattttaccacattttgaaagagtttctgatTGGATCTGTAATACTGATGACAATTATGTAAGCTAAACAGTTTAAgtgcacttgtatggctttctGACTAGCTAGAAATGATTTTATAACCTAGCTACTCTAAAATTTCCAAAAACTACCTCAGGCAATAATTTTAATGTGGTACAGTATCTCAGTGTACCTTACTCaatttccacagaaaatttggtgtttttatcacaaagtgaacaattttagcaaaatttGTTACTACACTACATGACCTTGTTCACAATTGCCATataccttaaggtgactaaaaTTTAgcgatacactaaatttagcaattttagcgATTTTGGTTGTTTCACTAAATTTAGTACACACTAAACCTGCAAAATGTATGGTTAATTATAATTACATCAATTTAATTATAATTACATCAATTTGCAAATTCGTAAAATCACTAAATTTTGTATGCACTAATTTTGCCAATATACAAGTTACCACAGTTTCACACTCACGATGCTCAGAACAGCCGTATTCGTGAAAGGCTTAACAAGAAATGCCTGTGCAGCAGTCAAGACCTATGAAGGCATGCCTGTAGTTCGTTGAAAATGCAGAGAGCTTAAGTTAATTCAGTTGCTAGCGACATtgtatcgctaaatttagtcaccttaaaGTATATAGAATTTAAGTCAGTATTTGGCAGTCCTATGAAACACTTTGGTAGGTAGCCCATCCAGAAGTTGTAATGGAAAGGTGCCACAGCCCAAAGACTAGATGCACACCTATGtacttgttttactgtgattatatGGGCCAGCACCAATCCTGTTACTACAGCATTATATGAGGCACATATATTTCTTGAACTGAACAATCAAATTCATGTAGTGAGTGGCTTTAGCTTCAGTTTGATGCCATGTTTGGCACGTAAGATCATGGTAGACACCCACTCCACTGGATGATCCTCATCCAGTTCCAGTGAAAACCTGTCACAAATTTGCACACACTTATCACTACAGTAACAACATGTTACTTGTTCAGTATTGAACTAATCACTATCCTCTCTTCATTTAGTGCAAATGTCTGTCCAATACAATTTCTATATAAGGTGAATGTTTATAAAAAATGACATCACTGTAAGTAATTCAAACCTTGGTCCAGCTGAGAATGGCATGTAGGTAAAACTGTCTCTTTCATCACACCTCTCTGGTAGGAACCTCAAAGGATCAAATACCTGTAGAATAAATGAGGCACTGCTTTCATATTTATATAAGCTCTCTATTATCAGGAGCACCATGCTCAATTAAGCTGCTTTGCAGTACTTATGGGGATTGtactattatgaaccactagcAAGGCTCTAACAATCCAATTACTTTGCCATTTGTACAACAAATTTTAAGCACTTTCAAGGCACAACCCTTTACATGTATGTAGATGTTGTTATTGAAGAAAAGCTGTAGCTTTGTTAAGGCAGATGTATTGAGATGGCACAGGTATCTTCCACATGGCCTTCTCCAGCATAACCAGGTGGAACTTTAGCCTGCAGGTTCTGAGTGGGATGgtgaaaaacaaaaaaaaattataatcaaaaacattctaatagagcagtcaaaactcTTCTAGTACAGTCATTACAGTGTTTACAACTCTTTAGACCATTGAAACAATGACATTTGAATATCTCAGAGTCACTATAGCTAGAGAACTACTTTCCCTGACACCTGTATCTTGGCTAGGTATACCATTCACCTCTATGTGCACCACTCTTCAAATATAACAAACCAAGTATTAAAGCCTATAACACTATCACCTTACAGCCTTTACCTTAGGATTTTCCCACAAATCTGGTTGGTAATGTAATTCCAGTGCATTAATGCCGACCATTGTTCCTAAGTTGATGATAAATGTCAGCTGGCCAAGTGTGACactgttatataattattacctTTAGGTATCAGGTGTCCCTTAATGATCGTGTCTTCTGATACATTCCTAAAATAATGGGGCACAGGAGGATTAAGTCTCATTGATTCCTTTATACACATTGTAGTGTAGGAGAGTGACTTTAGGTCATCCCTGGAGAGTCAGTAACAAATCACATGATTTAATTGATCACATCACAAATCAGTCACCATTCAAATGTATCTCTTCCATTGAGTATTGACCATATCTCCTCCCTACATTTCTCCTGATGGACAGGATACTTGGCTAAACAGTACAGTGTCCAGGATATACCTGTGTGTAATGAAATTCATCATAATGTATACCAGTACAGTGGTTTTGCTTGTATGAATGATGCTAAGCCCTGTGTATTCaagtcaggccaagatcagtttataaaactcatgaaaatatgcacattttactagcatttattacaaattcgccTGAAACTAAAGTAAACCAAAGTCAAGCTAACTGTGAAATAGCCACTCAGTACCTTCGTGCGtcctaagcacctctaaaaataattactgtgttgctattgtttaagacattcagagcctttaaaacagctttttaaagactttacaaccatctgcaaaggccaaaacggcaaaaatcaacagtgagacactactaaaagGTGAtaatttgctgcttcaaaaatgcagcaactaacaagagaatctacAACCtacacctacaacttagcctacaacttagcctgtttgcgcccctccccttgccagctcctggatctgcccctagTTACCTACAATCACTATATACTGCAATTATATTAGTTTCATAAAGTTAGCTAACAAAGAGTATGCCTTTTGTTACTTTGCGTGCACTACAGACTAAATAGTCAAACTTCAAGAAGTCTAGTTAGTTAGCAGTTACACCACTGGTAAAACTTACCAGAAGCAGTAGTGTCATGTCCCTCAAACATAAATGTATCCACTTCAGCTCTGATTTGTTCATCACTTAATCCAACACCATCTTCATCCTATAACATTAAGAGTGTGGTATCTATGTCTCTGTGTCTTGAGTTATGTATTTACTACATAAATACACTTACCTTACTAGTCAATAAGACGTCCAGGAAATCCAAATACTTCCTACCATTAGTTGGTTTTATTGGTTCTCCCTTCCTAACCTGTTCCTCCAGAACAGTCTTCCTATCCCTTATCACCTGTTGACACAATGACAGTGTGTTATTAGGATTATAATATCATTTACCAGATCACCTTCTCTGAGTGGTCATGTAGAACTTTTAGAACTCTGTTGAATTCTCTCCCGGATGGTGACAGATAAAATAAGAAGTCTATTAGGTGAAGTGGGTACCTGCACAACAAATGACACTAAACACGTGTTGCCAGTATTGCAAgcagcattactgtattctCTGTGACACCAGTTTACCCAGTGAACCAATAGCACTAACATATGGAGTCTTTATCCTGTGTATAATAGGAAAACCATACGTTTAccacaataaataataatgtatgtataactgTACCCAGGGTCTTGACAATTGCTCTTGTAGCTGAAGGCACATCTTAAAACAACATCCAAGGTTAACAGGCTGACTGGCTCACAAATTTCTACTGGTTTATTTGATATAGATTGGTTTGTCCATTTGTCCTATTGAGAGATATACAACATAACCTGTATTCTGCCACTGACAGCCTGTTTTGTACAGTATATAGGTAAAGTATAATGAAGACACACAATGTGGTCAGTACTAGAGTTGGGCAATATaccagtattgttagtaatctgtgatatttaagtcatactggttttgataccacctgttttttttaaataccgCCATActgtctgggcactatggcctccctgtgggcttgtttcatccatatttagaaggtaaccagacatgtgacaatgtttgtaggcaggtgctgatgtagtcagctagggtagttggaaaaggcggatacggttgGACGCAGACACGGACGtggataattttaaaaatacacttttacatttacaaaacagttatttttcatacctaccgttgtttttacagcagcattcgcttccagacccaagcgtcgatcttgtcatagtggTTATCCATATATAAGCAcatgtgcgaaggatagactagcactctacagaccatatagtgttatatatctaattcagagtcatagagattaatctagcatgtcccaacctaatctcgtaggccaggtccttgaaaccctcaacacttggtataaCCGCCTgcaccttatactaaaaggagtaagattgtggatttgacCCACTAAGCTATTTTGCATGGGGCATataagctaatctctacaactacaTAACTCTGTaatagactttagagcatgtgtagaACACTATATTGTCTTTGGCATGCtgggagtgctggtctagtccttcgcacgtgcgcttataaatggataagcgctatgacaagattgatgcctgggtctggaagtgaagactgctgtaaaaacagtgttaggtatgaaaaataactgttatataaatgtaaaagcgctttttgaaaatgtccgtgtccgaccgtatccgccctttccaactacccagtcagctaaccaaactatgtaaacaagcttgtttgtggtaatttgtatcTGAagcttgctgagctaccatgggtatttggtgcttttgttgaggtaaatggcttttacattaataccaatgacttttacattaataccgatggcttttacattaatattgATGGCTTTTACATTGATACCggtggcttttacattaatatcgatggcttttacattaataccgatggcttttacattaatatcgatggcttttacattaataccaatggcttttacattaataccgtgatatttagtaataccgtgatactttttatggaaggtatactgtttgctatttttcaataccgcccagcactggTCAGTACAGGTACCCCATTTCCTTGTATAAAAGTTTTAGCTTTTATTTTCTTCTCAGCATTTTTGGCCCAGACTGTAGGGGAGGGTGCCAGATATTTTCTTAGTTGTCCTTTTTCAAGCGATTCAactgtaactatattacttagtcTAAGTGGCTTCAATTTTTTCCCTTAATTGCTGCTGCTGTTTCTTCAAACTTTTTAATAATCAGAACCTTCTGAGGGATGAAGGCACTACAAGTAATCACGTAAGTAGTTTGCAGCATGTATCGTATATATGTAAAGCATTTTGGGCATTGACTACACTTGTTTATGTATGTAGTCAACAGACTTTATAAAGGTTCTCTATG
This window encodes:
- the LOC136268973 gene encoding cytochrome P450 4F4-like; the protein is MAVTLTWLLYTVVCLLVGSVIVKLYPSFITYCRQWYHLRSLQFLPFHPLLGNLPVLNDSEESIHYILNIILQRKLELGVMWYGPMIPCVECFRPDTIKIVLKEDKSDQMYRLLVPWLGRGLLIANGDKWFRSRRLLTPAFHFGVLKPYVQVYNECAQILMDKWTNQSISNKPVEICEPVSLLTLDVVLRCAFSYKSNCQDPGIKTPYVSAIGSLGKLVSQRIQYPLHLIDFLFYLSPSGREFNRVLKVLHDHSEKVIRDRKTVLEEQVRKGEPIKPTNGRKYLDFLDVLLTSKDEDGVGLSDEQIRAEVDTFMFEGHDTTASGISWTLYCLAKYPVHQEKCREEIWSILNGRDTFEWDDLKSLSYTTMCIKESMRLNPPVPHYFRNVSEDTIIKGHLIPKGTMVGINALELHYQPDLWENPKVFDPLRFLPERCDERDSFTYMPFSAGPRNCIGQTFALNEERIVISSILNKFSLELDEDHPVEWVSTMILRAKHGIKLKLKPLTT